TTTTCGCAAATGAACACAACCATCCTGCAAAAAGCCATCACCATTTTTTTTCTTGCAGTAGTTATTTCCTAGTGTTGtttatgtgcatatgtgtgtgagaaagagaaagTTGGAGGGAGGGCATATAGAAAGGATCAGCTGAGCACTGCAGCATTCACTCCCTCCCTTTCTGCACTCCCTGTCTCCATGcaagtatatgtgtgtgaatgtgtgcgccGATGCAGCAGGATTTGCCCGGTTGTGTGAGTGGACTCTGATGACTAACCCTCTCCACCCTCTTATGCCACTAGAGAGAGAGTGGAAATGAGAGGTGCAGTTCTTAGTGTTATGTCACAGGCTTGCAGCCCCGTAGCGTCTGACGTGCTCATCAGCACAGAAATGAACAGATGGCATATAGAACATGACAGAGACTGGAAATACAAACTACAAGCTAAAAGCTATCTCTTGTTCTCCTGAATGGATTCCTTCTTAAATTTACTTGCACACTACAGTTAtttcccctccccctccccctcatcCCATAGAGGATCAGAGGGCTCTAGAAAACATATTAAACACCAATCAAATTTTCATCACCTATAACTCGTCAGTGGTAAGCTTACCTAATCCAATCAAATATACAGTCTACTCTCAGTTCCACAGCTGTTAATGTAgattattaatgtaatatttataacCACTCCCCCAGCAAAGTCACCTGTTCAGAGGTCACAGTCCTGAAAAGCTGCTCTCATTGTAATGTGTAGTGTCAGGGAGCTTCGGGGTGCTTATATGGCATTATGTTTACTAGGGCGTGAAGCCATTACTCAGGTTGATACTTACAAAGACATGTTACTTTTTTCCACTCGCAAGATCTGCAAGAATGCTACTTGTAAAATCACTGCTGAGAATGAGGTACCACGAAGGCCCTTTGGTCTAATGGAATGTGTTAATCGGAGCAAGGTGGGAGCTTTTGAATTAGTGCTTTAGCCTTATGTTCTGAAGATGCAGTGTTCTTACGAACGGCGTATGATGCAGTAGATATCTCCTTGACACAGACTGCATAATCCCAGTACAGATACCCAGGACCTGATTGTGAATGCATACACTTTACAAGCTGCTCAGATCACTCCAGCAAACAGATAGTCTATTTAAAAAGCAAACACATTGAATGTGACATGATATAACGATTTCTTCTTTAAGGGCAGTCTGGGAGAGCTGTGAAGCGGCTTTTACAGATAGACTGCAGGACAGTAGTTAACAGTCATATAGACGTACTCAGACGTACAGAAGCATTTCAAAACTGAGCTTACATAGAAACTGCTAGGGagggacagatggatggataaaaagggtgagaaagaaagagtgaacTCCCAGAATAGATCTCTCCATTTCTGAGAATAGAGAATAACAGACCCTTGTCCAAGGATAAATTGAAGACCCACTGGAATATTGAAGGATTCcggcccttttttttttttatttatgtttgagTACATGATAGCAGTACAATCCTAACCTGTGTTATAGAATAAGAGGGTAGACATAAAACAGCCAAAcaaactcttctttttttttcttcttcttcagatTAATATTTTTGGTTGATAATCAAACAAAATACAGAATAAAGAAAAGTATACATGCACAGAGTTAATCATTATCCCCCTTTAACCCCCATTAATTCCCTATCTCCCTCCCAGTCCCTAAACCCAGcccaacccccaacaaacattccCATGGGCCAAACAAACTCTTAAAGGaaacgttcacccaaaaatgaaaatactctcataatttactcaccctcaagtcatcccagatgtgtaacctatgactttcttctgttggacacaaacaaagatttttagaaaatgtataatagaaatgttggtccattcaatacaagtgaatcttcaaaaagcacttaaaggcagaataaaagtaatcaatacaactccagtcattaaatccatgtcttcagaagtgatatgataggtgtgggcaggGACGTTTCTAGGCATAGGCGCAGGGCTGCCCATAAGGGGGGAAAAGGGGACAGCTTTCAGGGGTGCAGCAACTGTGGGGTTGGCAAAGAGAGATAAATCAACACCCTCGTTAGTGCGGCGACATATAGAGATCGGCCGTGGGCATTGCGTGCATTACCCGCGACATGATCGCCGCTACAGCGTGCACCGCACACGCAACCCAGGCAGTCGTCTAGGGCACCACCTGCTGGGGGTGGGGCGCCAAAGAGGAGGCCTCCACCGTGCACCCCAAACACCCCCCCTCAACCCCCATCCCCTGACAGGGGCACCAATAGGGATCTCATCTAGGGTGCAAGAATGGTCTGAAATGGCCATGGGTGTGGGTGcagaacagatcaatatataagtcattTCTTTCctataaatgttcattttcaccAGCATTCCTAAGCCCTCTCTTCTCTTCTGAGTTCTTCTTATTTAaattttgatgattcacattctttgagcATATCGCAACGTACTATGCAGGAaggagaatttgtagtaaaaaaggacttaaatgttgatctgtttatcacccataCCGCTTGtggtatcgcttctgaagatatagatttaaacactggagttatGTAGATTAATTTAttgctgtctttatatgctttttggaactttaaagttctggccaacattcacttgatttgagtggacctacagagctgagatattcttctaaaaaaatctttgtttgtgttctgcagaagaaagaaagtcatacacatctgggatggcatgaggggtgaataaatgatgaagaattttcatttttgggtgaactactccctTTAAAGACTTTGAAGCGTGTAGTATCATTGTCTCTTGATCAGTACAGTTAATGGAGTATTTGGTATCATATCAGCTTTGAAATATCCACATATTTCCTCTGTTATTTCTAGTACTTTATCACATGCAAATAGAGAGGAGCATGcaggtttaaaaaataaaaatagattgcTATACCACttaactcaacacaaaaagaacaGTCATCTAAAGATTATCTTTTACCAGCCGCACATGTAAAGTAAAGTTACTGCACAAACTACTCAGCCGTTGGAATTGTCTTCTGTTCATTATTATGGCCATCTTATCTTGTTTATGtaataactaaaaatatatatatacttcaaaTTGATGCAGAATAGATACTGCCTTTCTCCCTTGTGATGTATTTTTATATGAAGCTTATTCTTCAGTGTACTCGGAAAAGtcttataatgaaaataaattgtaTGTGCTCTAAGAGATTTTTTGAGGGGCTTGAAAACCTAAATGAAAAATGTTCATGTGTTTATTTCCATGTTTCAGGCAACAAGACAAAGGAGGGAGTGGTATCAGGAGTAAACACAGGTGAGCAACAAAAAATGTGCCTAAAGACCTTTTTCACATTTCGGGTTTTAGAACGTGGAAGTAAAATtagcagggtaaactttgacagtggtgaatgggagatcacggcaaatgttattttcacttcgcccatttgctccaagagtaaaataaaaaatccactatAACGTTTGAATGATTTTCCAGAAGAGTTAAAAATAGAGAGCGATGGAATAAGAAAAAtgagagaagatgccaaatttactgtcgctctctcagcagctgtaatagaaaccccctcgcagctgtggcaatgatttttttttattactaattccagggtaatataacacaaagtataaagttataaatttacactcattatttaaaaaattaataaaataaaacatttgagatatttacgctgataaataaggcagaaacacgtcatcacagtctgtgaaaaaggtctattgtttTGTGAATATTTAGACCATGTCCACACTTTTTAAATAAGTTTTTGCTTGAGAACGCATCGATTTGGCTATGTGTactcctctcatccacactgaaatggtGTATTTCTCCATCGAAAACTTTCGAAAGCATGCTCTAATACCGCATACTTTGGTAcacgatgatgttaggaaaccGAAAACAGAGTTTTCAGCCAAAAATTGGGCCTAGCGTGAACGTGGTCTTGAAGATTATAATCTGAGGTgagacaaagaaaagaaaaaattatttactctgCTTTCACTCTTTGTAACACCGACTCTCACAGTTGCCCAGAGGACCACAGACCAGGCGAACATTGTAGGTGAAACAGCGGTGGGCAGCTCTAATGAACTTGGACAGAAAACAGTAGAGGGTCTCGAGAATGTGGCTGCGTCTACCGGCCTAGTCAATCCGGTGAGTGTCCATGAATGATACAGCTGCAGgccgagctccaaaaaggggcgggatCTCCAAACTGCCAGCAATGATATACAGAGCACCTAACCTAAACCTTTCCCTAACTGTAAGCCTAACCGAATGTGGAAATGTCAACCCCTGTTGGAGCTGGCCCCTTTCTGTAGTAACCCTGCCCACTTCTATAGTTAccccgccctcttttggagattttgTCTCCATTTGGAGATATCCATGCTGCAGCTATACCTGCTTGGAATGGAGAGCCTACATGCGCATGCTGTTCTCAATTAACTCCAGTAGGTGTCGCCCTTTCCcccaataaaatcacattaaattcCAACATTTGAAGAAGTCACCTCTTTAAATGTACcttttatatttgatatttttaatgttttacatttaggAGATTTTTTATTACTTAAGTTTAACCTGAGGAACTAAGACCAGTCTGTGAAtacaacaaaatcaacatttaTGACTTCCAAAAATTGGCAGTTTTGTTTGTTATGTGGTTACTTTGCTTGCCCAGACCACTGCACTATGCtacatttactatataaatggtgtgttttgtgtgtaacttattttgtttgtttgtttttttcccctgttTGTACATCTGCTGTTGACAGGATGAGGCTTTATATGAGGTGCTTATGAATTGGTTTGTAGAGAGAAATGTGTTTGTTGATGGCCTGTGAATGTTTGTCACATGCTGTCTATGAGACTAAGCTTTAATCTGATCTTCCCTTAGCTGAACAGTATTGGGGCTTTTACACTGCACTGTacgactcgactcgactctactctgcttgctttttgggggttttccactgtggagaaTACCTGGTCACATTATAGatattaaagctgctttgaaacgatgtgtattgtgaaaggcgctatacaaataaaaatgacttaaatgacTTGGTACCTGGTATttattttagtaccacctcgatcaaggttccaagcgagccgagccgatactaaatgtgatgtcaaaaccctgcaaatcactgattggtcagagagaatctatAAGTTGGATGGCAGGTTAGCTTACCCTCTTGTGTCATCGAGCTAACTCAGCGATGTCCTCGTCTGCGCTTTGGTGTATgatttcccaaactctcctgtttttttaaGCTGTATTTTGTCTCGCTGCCGTCAGCCTCTTTTGAAACAAAGTTTGTCATCTTGGTGTGAAAAACAGCCACATGCTGAGAATCAAGAACACCATTCCTTCAATATCCACCAATGCTcctttgttgtgtttttgtgtcacgtttaagatgatgtcacggcagtagaggcggtgcaactatgatgatcagcctataatcacacccacgttgaggcggcacataactgcagtggaaaagcaagctcagaaaagtaaagcgagccaTGTCGAACCCGTAATGTGAAGCAGAAAAGCCCCATTAATGACATAATACACAGATGGGGCAAATGTTTGCAACCGTCAATACAACAGCGGTTCACCTATCCCTTCATTTAACCCCTTTTAGATTCATTCTCTACATGTGCAGACAATGAGGCTGAATGACTGCATTGATCATCTGCATTGATAATCTCATTGATTACTTGAATTCCCATCAGTCTATTATACCTGGACTCTGGAGAAACCTATCCGtcagcattcccattcatctcagtgGCAGTTGCTCGGTTGCTGTATGAAGAATGTATGGACCCATCTTGGGCACATCTTTGCCCATGGGCATTCCAAGTTTTCTTATCCAATCACCTTAGATGTAAAAGTCATGTGAGTGACTAAATTGTATTTACCTATCTAAGGCAGGCAATAAAAACATTCCCGCTGTATGAGCAAGGAACCTGAGCACTTTTTCATGATAATAACATGTCTAGCTAAGAATGCAATAACGGATACAATAAAAATGATTCACCAATAACTAAATAATAGcaaaaaagttacactttcacATCCTCAAACAGCCCCTTACCTAATGCAGCTGGCCATTGAATTCTGCACTTTCTAACTGCTCTGTGAATCATGCACATTACCTGAGCAATATCTGTTACTTGCTGTTCCTCCTTTTTAAAGTATTGGCGGTATGATATTCTTATAAACTCTGATGCTTTTAGTGTCAGACTGTCAATGACTTGTCTTAATACTAACCTGTTTGAATGTTTGGATATTGTGCATGCCAGAATGATGGCTTATCAATGGAACCAAGGTTTTATCTGCTAATGCATGAATTAATCAACATTATCTATAGTATTTGACCTAACTGAACAATAATGATTTATTGTTTAGCATCCCTCCCTCCATCTCTGCAGAGACAGAAGTCATAACACGCAGCAGAAAACAGATATTCTCCCTCAGCACAGGGAGTGTCTGAGTGGCCCATGGCTGTAATGCATCTGAGCATGAGTGAATGGATGTCATTTAATATGTCAATGTTTAACACATGATAAAATCAGAGGATGTTATTGAGCTTCATATGAAGGCTCTAAATAGATCTAAATCTTGGATATTACTGTTTGTATTCCACAGGGTGACTTCTCCCATGGTGGTGGCATGGAAGGAGGAGAGGGTGGTGAGGTGAGAACATAGAAAAGACACTTTTGTGTtctattaatttgtttaaaaaccaTTAGAGGCacaaatttatttattcatttattatttgagtGAGAACAATAAAATTAGCATACCATGAAGGTAGATTTTGTCTGTGCCTCCTCAGGTCTTGACCTTCTCAGCTGTATCCAATTAAAATTGAGTTTAAATTCAGTTCATTATAGTCAAAAGCTAtgcttaattataaataattaccaAAAACTTTATCAACTTTACCCACTGACTTTTTGCACATCCCTGTTACTGCATAATTTTCCTTCTATTACTAATAATGAAAAGGTCCTTACAAATTTTGAAACTCTAGATGTAGCATTATTCGGACCTGTCATACAGCatggtgtgaaaaaaaaaaataatctcattccattttctatttttttacacAGATTGTAGTTTTGACTGCATTCATCAAGCTCAGCAGTTCAATCCTGTTCCCAAAGTTTTTTGagacccattttttttttaaataaaaaaataaaaaatacaaaaatacatgatAACATATGCACACCATCTTATACAAatatttcatctttttttaattcatattttgtctttattttttcaaCAGGGTTATTAGTCCAGAGGCGTGGAGCTGAGAACAGTCCCCTATCGTCCCTCTGACTCTCCTCCTCTGAGTTTCTGCTCCAAAGCCTTGCCCTAACCAAACTCCAGATGTtcctgatatgtttttttttgtgactgtatGGAAAATCAGAATTGAAAAAGACTTTCCCTGAGCCCTATAGCCTTTAGATGTGTGATGTTTTCCCTACTGCCCAGCTCATCATTGGTGGTGTTATCATTCCTCTTAAATGTTATTGTTATTCCTCTGCCCTTCCACtatgtataaacacacacacacatacacacacacacacatctaacaTACACTCTTTACAGAAAAAATGGACAGGAATTGTGTAGCTTAGAGGCTGATATCAGAGGGAAAAAAACGTACCTGCATGACCAGTAATGTAAGaaaagtaatacatttacatttcatcAGGGCATGTAGCAATATGCGTTGGATCTTTGTGAGATCATAGCCATGTATGAATTGATTTAGTCTTGAAAATGCTGCAGTGTACGCAATGACGAGTTGTGTGTACATTAAGAGATGCATTACATTCCTTTAGTTCAGTATGTGTGGCAGAATTTAGTTATTGTGTGCTTGACCAACAGACTTACTGCGTGTTAGATTATTCTAAGAACAAATATGTTAATTCACAAAATGAGATCATGCTGTATACATAGATACTGTAAAACAAAGAATGATTATCTGTATTAATGTAGCAGTGCTAGAATTACATCTCTTCACTAGCTTGTCTTTGTACACATGAGATTTGGTGTTGATGGGTATTAAGAGAAATTTGAAGTGTCTGTTTTGTCTGTTGAAAAAAGGCAGTGGACCCCTTCAGGTGCTAGGACAGGAAGGAAGGAGTAAGATCCTTCAATGTTGTGGAAAGACATCAAATCTTCCAATAAATCCTGCTCTGTTTTGTCCTGATTTTGTTGCAGTGCATGTGAAGTCAGTGTGCAGCCATAACTCATCTGTGATGCCAGCAATGTAAAAGCAATACTGCAGCACCATTGCGAAGTTTGTGATTGGTCTGTTTTGTAACACTGTGCTATGCTGACTTAAGGCACTGTGTTTTCCCAAGGGGATGCATTGAAGTGTAGACCTTTGCTAATAAGATGAGTGTTTCCGCCTTCATTAAGCCTTTTGTCCCTCCCACACCCCCTCCCTAGTCATCACTCAACAGTGTATTCAGATCCACCCGACGCTTGTGTCTGCTATCGGTAACTAGAACAAAATTTTATCAAACATTgcagtttgttttttctttgaagcCACAAAAAACTGAAGACTGCATGTTGCCTTATCAGCACACCTActgtatattcacacacacacacacacacacacactgatatt
This window of the Xyrauchen texanus isolate HMW12.3.18 chromosome 40, RBS_HiC_50CHRs, whole genome shotgun sequence genome carries:
- the LOC127633130 gene encoding synuclein-like isoform X1, yielding MDALMKGFSMAKDGMVAAAEKTKAGVEEAALRTKEGVMYVGNKTKEGVVSGVNTVAQRTTDQANIVGETAVGSSNELGQKTVEGLENVAASTGLVNPDEALYEGDFSHGGGMEGGEGGEGY
- the LOC127633130 gene encoding synuclein-like isoform X2, with product MDALMKGFSMAKDGMVAAAEKTKAGVEEAALRTKEGVMYVGNKTKEGVVSGVNTVAQRTTDQANIVGETAVGSSNELGQKTVEGLENVAASTGLVNPGDFSHGGGMEGGEGGEGY